The following are encoded together in the Astyanax mexicanus isolate ESR-SI-001 chromosome 8, AstMex3_surface, whole genome shotgun sequence genome:
- the foxf2a gene encoding forkhead box protein F2a, whose product MTTETSQQQLDPPPPLRSSPVSTGSLHAALQSSTTAAAASAGGTKAKKSNSGMRRPEKPPYSYIALIVMAIQSSPTKRLTLSEIYQFLQARFPFFRGSYQGWKNSVRHNLSLNECFIKLPKGLGRPGKGHYWTIDPGSEFMFEEGSFRRRPRGFRRKCQALKPAMYRVMNGIGFGAPVLPQNFDFQSPSACHANGYGLDAMANGYGLDAMTNGAPHHVSHVSPGPGSAYMTACQVTPGGEYGPADSSSSPLHSSSAVAGALECPTAHWASTGVSPYIKQQSLASSSSSSPTSTALHSGMSPYSLEQSYLHHSGRDSTDLAVGIPRYQTHSSPVCDRKDFVLNFNGIASFHPTAGGSYYHHHHHQLHHQGVCQDVKPCVM is encoded by the exons ATGACCACCGAAACGTCTCAGCAGCAACTGGACCCTCCGCCTCCTCTCCGCTCGAGCCCAGTGTCGACGGGGTCTCTTCACGCTGCGCTCCAAAGCTCCACCACGGCGGCAGCAGCATCTGCGGGCGGCACCAAAGCCAAAAAGTCCAACTCGGGCATGAGGCGCCCGGAAAAGCCGCCGTACTCCTACATCGCGCTGATCGTGATGGCAATCCAAAGCTCGCCCACCAAAAGGCTAACTCTCAGCGAGATTTATCAGTTCCTGCAGGCGAGGTTCCCTTTCTTCAGGGGCTCCTACCAAGGCTGGAAGAACTCGGTGCGCCACAACTTGTCCTTGAACGAATGCTTCATCAAGCTGCCCAAGGGCCTGGGCAGACCGGGCAAGGGCCACTACTGGACCATCGACCCCGGTAGCGAGTTCATGTTCGAGGAGGGCTCGTTCCGACGCAGACCGCGCGGCTTCCGCAGGAAGTGCCAGGCCCTGAAGCCGGCCATGTACCGCGTAATGAACGGCATCGGTTTCGGCGCTCCGGTGCTGCCCCAGAACTTCGACTTCCAATCGCCGTCCGCCTGCCACGCCAACGGCTACGGCCTGGACGCCATGGCCAACGGCTACGGCCTGGACGCGATGACCAACGGAGCGCCGCATCACGTGTCCCACGTGTCGCCCGGTCCGGGGTCCGCGTACATGACGGCGTGCCAGGTGACTCCGGGAGGAGAGTACGGTCCAGCGGATAGCAGCAGCAGTCCATTGCATTCTTCCTCGGCCGTGGCGGGGGCTCTGGAGTGCCCAACCGCGCACTGGGCTTCCACCGGCGTATCCCCATATATCAAGCAACAATCGCTGGCgtctagcagcagcagcagcccgacCTCCACCGCGCTGCACTCCGGCATGTCGCCCTATTCACTGGAGCAGAGCTACCTGCATCACAGTGGCAGAGACTCGACCGATTTAGCAG TGGGAATACCTCGCTATCAAACGCACTCTTCGCCAGTCTGCGACAGAAAAGACTTTGTATTGAACTTTAATGGCATCGCTTCTTTTCATCCGACTGCTGGCGGATCGtactaccaccaccatcaccaccagctTCACCACCAGGGCGTCTGTCAGGACGTGAAACCGTGTGTCATGTAG
- the foxq1a gene encoding forkhead box protein Q1a, whose amino-acid sequence MKLQLLGGGRPGAHSPLSAEEELGSDGDCVAHSPAPPASVLTSTGPSGAMGSPSGGAAGARTDSKGKPYTRRPKPPYSYIALIAMAIRDSSSGRLTLAEINDYLMRKFPFFRGSYTGWRNSVRHNLSLNDCFLKVLRDPSRPWGKDNYWMLNPHSEYTFADGVFRRRRKRIGKKKQEEEEDEEEEGPGRGGRAVGGGESIVQVAPNSSSKFSSSFAIDSILSTPFRSDEKRHQQQHLQHQQMLQRRDFYYFSSPSSLLLLPPPPLPHLSSVQTTSGGYHHPFQIDYLLG is encoded by the coding sequence ATGAAGCTCCAGCTACTGGGTGGCGGGCGCCCCGGTGCGCATTCGCCGCTCTCCGCCGAGGAGGAGCTGGGTTCGGATGGAGACTGCGTTGCGCACAGCCCTGCGCCTCCAGCCTCCGTTCTGACGTCCACCGGGCCCTCTGGAGCCATGGGATCCCCGAGCGGCGGTGCAGCGGGTGCGCGCACGGACTCCAAAGGCAAACCCTACACGCGCCGACCCAAGCCCCCGTATTCCTACATCGCCCTGATCGCGATGGCCATCCGGGACTCAAGCTCAGGCCGCCTCACGCTGGCCGAGATCAACGACTACCTCATGCGCAAGTTCCCCTTCTTCCGCGGCAGCTACACGGGATGGCGCAACTCGGTGCGCCACAACCTGTCGCTTAATGACTGCTTCCTCAAAGTGCTGCGAGACCCCTCGCGGCCGTGGGGCAAGGACAACTACTGGATGCTAAACCCCCACAGCGAGTATACCTTCGCTGACGGTGTGTTCCGGCGCAGGAGGAAGCGCATCGGCAAGaagaagcaggaggaggaggaggatgaagaggaggagggtcCCGGGCGAGGAGGAAGAGCAGTAGGAGGTGGGGAGTCCATCGTTCAGGTGGCTCCAAACTCCAGCTCCAAGTTCTCCAGCTCCTTCGCCATCGACAGCATCCTCAGCACGCCGTTCAGAAGCGACGAGAAGCGGCATCAACAGCAGCACCTGCAACACCAGCAGATGCTGCAAAGAAGGGACTTTTACTACTTTTCTTCGCCTTCCTCTCTTCTTctgctccctcctcctcctcttcctcatctaaGCTCGGTCCAGACCACCTCAGGTGGCTACCACCACCCATTCCAGATAGACTACCTGCTGGGGTGA